aTATTCAACTCTCAATTACCGCTTAAATGACTGTTACTAACGAAAAATTTACAAATCCGTTATGTACGATCCCAACCGACGCGTGAAGGTTACCTACGACCAAAAAATAAAGcaggaaaaaataataaagacacaATAATTTCGTCCTTTTTTTCCAACAGTTTTTGTATGATATGATCTCTTCATGCACGGTATTATTCAGGTGGTATATGCTTTATCCTAGAATGCACCAATGAATAGTGTTGTTTGGTTATTGGCACTCAactaattgataaaaaaattctaaacaatttgttacgtgttatccctcacttctgggattaatacacaaataaaatttgaaaacaaaattttattaacgttgcgggactcgaacccacgacctctcgtgttccgtgtGCTCTTCCAACcgagctaactgttcgagtgtcgtattgtcataaaatctatTATGCTTTGTACAACTCTCAGGTTTCTGTTCTAAAATTTTTCTACTCAATGCAAATCATGTGAGCATAACAGAAAAACTTATACATTCCTACTATTCGTAGGTGAACTACTATGAAAACGTTTTAATCGTATTTTGTACACGATAAAAGCCacaaatttcatataaaaaggCAGTGAGCTTTTGAAAGCTCACGGAATGTGCCATTCAACTTCGCCTCATATTATAAGAGCAATCTAATACTTGGCATTGGTGGCATAAATAACTAGTACAGTATTTTGAActtgtttgtatatatttgttaGCTTAGCTATTATAAAGGAGATGGTTATTGGTGGTTCTTCTCATGAagacttaaataaaacactgaTTATATTCTATACTTTATTTCATCGAATGTATATAATCAAAATACAGAAAATTCATACGTCCTAGTAATTCATAAGAACAGTCTTCCTAATTTTATAACCTAGTACAGGATTGAAAGACACTTTTTCAATTTGATCCACTAATTGCAATATATGCCTTATCTTCCAAAATCGTCATAAATTGTCCGTAATTCTATAATATGCACGATAATTACTGGGAACTTATTATGCTACGTTTAAATGAACGTTAAAGAGATTCCAGGAaataatctataatataataatcctaATTCCTAACGATGTATATGGCTAATTTGACTGAAAAGTCTTAACCTAAATAGTATACAAAAAAGCATAATAAAATTGGTCCTAAATGATATACAGCATTCATTTGCCAAATGCACTACTGGTTAGAGTAAAATTTAATGCCAAAAATTTTTTCTAAATGGCACACAAACTTCGTGAACTTTACGCGAGTAGGGAAATTAGTTATGCACCTAAGTTTATTCTACCAATAAAAATACCCAATAAAGGcagcataaaaataatctgtatAGGTACTTGTTATTCTTGTATTAGGTACATTGAACTTTGCGAGTAATATGTATTcgatattgtacaatatattttatctgcTTTAAatgctctattaaagattctaaaacagtcagcatattgccaacattagaacacccaatgtccttataaccattacatcatccaaacgagtgttgtaatgttgtacttaatttcattacaacactcgtttggatgtaatggttataaggtctggcttttttaatgttagcagtaagctactgtttcagaaacttttatagaggattcatattatgggcgtagataaagtctttgctgatagttaggtattaaaacactcatgtgatactattatcacactcggcttcgcctcgtgataaacccacattcgtgttttaataccccttattacacaacagttgcataaagaACTATTGTGCTCATAGAAAATTAACAgtgacgtttttttttaagcTTGCAGGTAATTTTGTACATTTGTCTTTTATAGTTACAATAAgcttattatgttttattacacATATGATAATATTCAACATAAAATCCACCCTGATGATATCATTATTTGAAGGACACAACCGACACATATAACAAACCGCTTatctttcataaatttactcttacaaacatacataaacacgtAACAATTCAAGATTACAAAATTACTGTCTTTAGTCTTAATAGTAATGCAAAAAGGCAATATAATGTGGCTATGTATTGTATAGTAATACAGTAAGGAATGTCATGAAATTGCTTCGAATGGAAAGTATCCTAATGAGAAATTGTTTAGGCTAAAACATGGACAGTACACCCAACAAGAGAAGTTACTGTCAAGGCTCAAGTACGTACCGTGAGAACGATATCAATTACGTAGAGAAATACATGTAAAGTAATCTCATTGCATTAGGAAGTTGCAAATGATACTGTTGTCGCTCCAAATTTCTCCACGAGCGTAGTTGAGCCTTTCGCATTTTGTAGTACTTGGGTGTACAGCGCATGATTTGCTTACGTCTCGGTTTCTTTGGAGAACTTGTCAACGTCAGGATACATAGGTGCCATTTCGATAGTGGAAGGTGCAGATGGAGGGTTCGAGCCGAAGTGTAGTCTTCTAGCCAATTCGTCCAACACTTCCCCAAATACGCGCAGTGACATATTCTGGCCAAGGAGATGTAGGAGCAAGAAGTCGCCAACctgataaacaaatattttacttatttctcctcaatctatattataatttgatcTCGGGGTCGAATTCtgataggtgcaaacatttatacaatgaatatggatgttattatgtatttttgtactaaatatatcgttgtcttgtacccatagtacagtagcctagcgaaactctaagaaaaaagtgatatgaaacgtgcagtgattgatatatcggcagatgacggctataatcttgtaaaaaatggagatagctgagatccactacgttataagcaactgttcgatttcaaacttagccggattatacttcgttgcTTCGTTATAATCGCCATACTGGAATTACTACTATTTCTAACTTGTGTCAAATCACAGCACGTTTCatgctaaactaaatttcaatttttactttcccgcctcttattacgtagtatttacatcctctttgtagtacaggctatgtctattaggggcaagataatttgtgtgtgtcGCTATTATATTCCTATTATTTTATGCTTCTTTTTCCGacttcaattttaatttcagttATAAAATGCAACAACCCAATCctcaaatattattgaatacaacgataaatttttgtgacatcTAAAAGCATATTACCGAGTAATTACACAACAGAAAACTTATGAACGATAgggaagtgtgtgtgtgtgtgagtgagtatAGACATACatagcgtgcgagagagaagaatgtCTCTAAAGAAGATACAACAAGATGGAAAAGGTATGTAaatctattgtaactgtaactgattttgatgagaagtcgtaaacagtcagctactatttttaatattaaactagctaacgcacacattaacaaattaatttgcaatGTGGAGTTGCTAGAAcgtttatacgctagtatattgtaagtctatggtgcATGTACAGTTTTCCGAAGGTGAGTGAAAGAGAGGAAATCTCGCTGTGTTTCGTTCACCGTTGTTCTTTGTGTGTGACCAAGACAGGTATTTTATACATTTGGCTTGCTAATAGAAGCTtgtcatttttaattcaaaaaaaaatatatacatacctGAGTCCTGCGCACCAATGCCTCGACTCCGTTAGGTGTTCCAAACCGGAAGCGTCTCTTGAGTATGGTTTCCCGAGTGCTTGGCAGAAGAATGACAGCAGCCGAATAGACCAATGCCAGACCAGAAACGATAGACAGAATAATCAACCTGAAAAGTAAAATTCCTCAATTACAATGTTtgagtatattataatgttttataaatatgataaagtattttattgaaaaactaCTTATCAAAGTTACAATTTACGCGTCTACGAAAATTTTTGCAGACTTTAAAAAAGAAAGTTATAAACTCATTGTTTCCAgtttattagtaataatcgTAAGAATTAAACacattgattattatttttgaatagattttttttttatgaaaataagggatgagacgagcaggacgttcagctggtggaaATTGAAACGccttgcccatttcaatgcagtgccactcaggattcttgaaaaagccaaaaattctgagtggcactacaattgcgctcgtcaccttgagacagaagatgttaagtctcgagtaaaaattattaatgatcGTTAGACCTTAGAAAAATCATCAGATGTATATTAATAGCGATTTGACCAAAGGGTAACCAACTCGGATCCGATAGGATTATATCTAATTCAATCcgaaagtatttaaattatttatatttatatacgacATATTTATCCTCTGAAACCGTTTATGTTCTTAATACTATAGGAATTATTCAATTGACTGACCAGAACCAAAGGAAGATGAATATTTTCTCATTAAGAATGTTCAAGGCGAGGACACAAAGCGCGTCGTGTTTCTGGATTGTTCCAGAAGCACCAAACTTGTGGAATGTACACTTCGTGATTCTTGGGAACACTTCGATctgtaaaatgaaaaaataaatattacattaattattaagtgaTTAAGAAACAGTATTATTAGGGGAGAAGTTAACCGCTTAGAGAAAAGCGACAGTCAACATCAATTGAAGTAAGTTTATCAATTGTATTGgcaaattatttaaactttttgtttttttttctcttatatTATGCTTCGGAATTGTACTTAAGTTCGTCTTATGAAAGTATTTTAGTTGCTTACTTTTTCAAGagagaaaaaaaaagagattgACTGCGGAAAATTGTAGAGCGAATATGGATTGAAGTTTTGACACCAATGACCTTATATTAACGCCACATCGCAAACGCTTTCATAATACCCAGTATAGATAGTCAGTAGTGATTGATgatatgttgttattattaccTGACCGATTATAGTCCGACAACTTGGTGCGCGACCGTCTCAAGCGGTGACAGACGGTAGCGGGGAGAGGGTACTAAAGACGTCAGCGTGTTGCAGAGAGGGGCAACGCGTGAGAAGTTGTCGGACTAAAGGATGTGTTGTCGTTCAATCCCCGCGTTCGGTCAACTCGATAAACTGAATTGTTTGTTGTGGCTAAGTAGTGTATGTACTGAAAGGGCTTGGGTCAACAACAACCCCAAGAATAAGAGAGTTTGCATGATAAGTTTGATGCGATTGGACGATGATAGGTAGCGTCGCTGTCGCAATGGGTAGAATGcgttttcagtttttgaattcatatgtacgCTTATTCGACGGTTTATAAGGTCGGGAatgctcttgtaattcctcttgTTTTACAGAATAGTGTGGGCTTTGGTGGTGCTCCTTTGTCCTcatctttcataaaaaaccGTTGCAATTggatgtaattccagaaaaaccgtccaaaccacaatcatgtcaacaacaaaactggtcacgtgattcatattactGACTGGCCAAAAATGGCatccctactgtcactctttaaatgacattatgacttagtagcccaatcCACACGCATggtatacactaatatttattaaactttaaacacaattttttttaaatgtgatgtttgtggcctGGAACGTTTTTGAGGAACTACGTTCAACTGGAGGTCTATAAACTTCGCCTAATTTACTTACCACTACAGAAATAAAAACTTAACCAGGCGACgtaaataatacgaaatacttgagaaaattaatattaaagcaaCAAAAGTGATgattttatttaccataggatCCGTTCTTTGTTCTTGGTTCATATTGGAAAACCTCACCACATCTGTTCCATACGTCATAAATGCTCCACCCAGGAATGTATCCAGAAAGAATATGTTGCcaagctaaaatcataatttctgataagtaatatatattctgctttcatatttttttaaagaacacTATGTTTACTTCTTCATTTGCAAGTATCGGATACATAagacgttttattttttattttatttttttttctaaacaatATACATGTATTAAACTTTACATAATAACGCTACTGAAGGCAGATCATGATTAACATATacgtcaattaaatggaaaGTCATATGATGGCGTGATAAAACACTAATTTagaatattacaattaaaatagcTGGACTTAAGCAAAAGGCAAATACATGTTTTtgacaaagtaataaaaaaaatttaaaacacacacAAGACAGGATTCATTTCATTAGTAGCGTAAAAACTCTCATTAATTAGGTATTTAACTAAGACAGAGATATTTCGaggcgcctatttcggccgtgaagcagtaatgtgtaaacattactgtgtttcggtctgaagggcgctgtcgccagtgaaattactgcgcaaatgagacttaacatcttacgtctcaagatgatgagcgtaattgtagtgccgctcagaatttttgggtttttcaagaatcctgaacggcactgcattgtaataggcagggctt
This is a stretch of genomic DNA from Leptidea sinapis chromosome 15, ilLepSina1.1, whole genome shotgun sequence. It encodes these proteins:
- the LOC126968410 gene encoding innexin inx3, which gives rise to MAIFGMASAVAGFVKVRYLIDKAVIDNMVFRMHYRITSAIMFLCCILVTANNLIGDPISCISDGAIPNHVINTYCWITYTFTLPNTGLKGIAHPGLGNDYEEEKRIHSYYQWVPFMLFFQGVLFYLPHWIWKNWEEGKVRMISDGMRGTMATIDDTRTNRQNRLVQYLLDTLNMHNTYSFGYFFCEILNFVNALGNIFFLDTFLGGAFMTYGTDVVRFSNMNQEQRTDPMIEVFPRITKCTFHKFGASGTIQKHDALCVLALNILNEKIFIFLWFWLIILSIVSGLALVYSAAVILLPSTRETILKRRFRFGTPNGVEALVRRTQVGDFLLLHLLGQNMSLRVFGEVLDELARRLHFGSNPPSAPSTIEMAPMYPDVDKFSKETET